Proteins found in one Hippopotamus amphibius kiboko isolate mHipAmp2 chromosome 12, mHipAmp2.hap2, whole genome shotgun sequence genomic segment:
- the KCNJ8 gene encoding ATP-sensitive inward rectifier potassium channel 8, translating into MLARKSIIPEEYVLARIAAENLRKPRIRDRLPKARFIAKSGACNLAHKNIREQGRFLQDIFTTLVDLKWRHTLVIFTMSFLCSWLLFAIMWWLVAFAHGDIYAYMEKSGMEKSGLESTVCVTNVRSFTSAFLFSIEVQVTIGFGGRMMTEECPLAITVLILQNIVGLIINAVMLGCIFMKTAQAHRRAETLIFSRHAVIAVRNGKLCFMFRVGDLRKSMIISASVRIQVVKKTTTPEGEVVPIHQLDIPVDNPLESNNIFLVAPLIICHVIDKRSPLYDISATDLANQDLEVIVILEGVVETTGITTQARTSYIAEEIQWGHRFVSIVTEEEGVYSVDYSKFGNTVKVAAPRCSARELDEKPSILIQTLQKSELSHQNSLRKRNSMRRNNSMRRNNSMRRNNSSLMVPKVQFMTPEGNQNTAES; encoded by the exons ATGTTGGCCAGGAAGAGCATTATCCCGGAGGAGTATGTGCTGGCGCGCATCGCGGCAGAGAACCTGCGCAAACCGCGCATCAGGGACCGCCTGCCCAAGGCCCGCTTCATCGCCAAGAGCGGGGCCTGCAACCTGGCGCACAAGAACATCCGGGAGCAAGGACGGTTCCTCCAGGACATCTTCACTACCTTGGTGGACCTGAAATGGCGCCACACCCTGGTCATCTTTACCATGTCGTTCCTCTGCAGCTGGCTGCTCTTCGCCATCATGTGGTGGCTCGTGGCCTTTGCCCACGGGGACATCTATGCTTACATGGAGAAAAGCGGGATGGAGAAAAGTGGCTTGGAGTCCACCGTGTGTGTGACTAATGTCAG GTCGTTCACCTCTGCTTTCCTCTTCTCCATTGAAGTTCAAGTGACAATTGGATTTGGAGGGAGAATGATGACAGAGGAATGCCCTCTGGCCATCACAGTCCTGATTCTCCAGAACATTGTGGGTTTGATCATCAATGCAGTCATGCTGGGCTGCATTTTCATGAAGACAGCCCAGGCGCACAGAAGGGCGGAAACGCTGATTTTCAGCCGCCACGCGGTCATTGCCGTTCGAAACGGCAAGCTGTGCTTCATGTTCCGCGTGGGCGACCTAAGGAAAAGCATGATCATTAGTGCCTCGGTGCGAATCCAGGTGGTCAAGAAAACCACCACACCCGAAGGGGAGGTGGTGCCCATTCACCAACTGGACATTCCCGTTGACAACCCACTCGAGAGTAATAACATTTTTCTGGTGGCCCCTTTGATCATCTGCCACGTGATTGACAAGCGCAGCCCCTTGTATGATATCTCAGCCACCGACCTCGCCAACCAAGACCTGGAGGTCATCGTGATTCTGGAAGGAGTGGTGGAAACTACTGGTATTACCACACAGGCGAGAACCTCCTACATCGCTGAGGAGATCCAGTGGGGCCATCGCTTCGTGTCCATCGTAACTGAGGAGGAAGGCGTGTATTCCGTGGATTACTCCAAATTTGGCAACACCGTGAAGGTAGCGGCTCCGAGGTGCAGCGCCCGAGAGCTGGACGAGAAGCCTTCTATCCTTATCCAGACCCTCCAGAAGAGTGAACTGTCCCACCAGAATTCTCTGAGGAAGCGCAATTCCATGAGGAGGAACAATTCCATGAGGAGGAACAATTCCATGAGGAGGAACAATTCGTCCCTCATGGTGCCTAAGGTGCAGTTTATGACTCCAGAAGGAAATCAGAACACTGCAGAATCCTGA